In Opitutaceae bacterium TAV5, one genomic interval encodes:
- a CDS encoding adenylosuccinate lyase — MSTIPNVLAERYASPLVKALWSPAGRIALERDYWIAVMKAQRDLGLAIPAAAIADYERVKDRIDLASIDARERVTLHDVKARIEEFNGLAGRELIHLGLTSRDLTENVEQLQIARSLGVVRMKVAAALVKLSRRARQYRGLMLTGRTHNVPAQPTTLGKRIAMAGQELLAAFTRIDELAARYPVRGLKGAVGTQLDQLTLFGGDAAKVARLEARVLKHLGFRVSLFAVGQVYPRSLDFEVVSALHQAGAAASSFATTLRLMAGQGLLTEGFQKGQVGSSAMPHKVNARNCERICGFSTILSGYVTMTGALAGDQWNEGDVSCSVVRRVALPDAFYAIDGLLETLLAVLNQMDVFEAAIAAENERQLPFLATTTILMEAVKAGAGRETAHAAIKEHALAAAKAIRTGQGSTDLTGLLAGDTRLGLSRTKLVAILADAKRFVGAAPQQVDTFVRTVAAVAKKVKGAASYEPGKLL; from the coding sequence ATGTCCACCATTCCGAACGTCCTCGCCGAACGCTACGCCTCGCCACTCGTCAAAGCCCTCTGGTCGCCTGCCGGTCGCATCGCTCTGGAGCGCGATTACTGGATCGCCGTGATGAAGGCCCAGCGCGACCTCGGGCTGGCCATCCCGGCCGCCGCCATCGCCGACTACGAACGCGTCAAGGACCGGATCGACCTCGCCAGCATCGACGCCCGCGAACGCGTCACGCTCCACGACGTGAAGGCGCGCATCGAGGAGTTCAACGGCCTCGCCGGGCGCGAACTGATCCACCTCGGCCTCACCTCGCGCGACCTCACGGAAAACGTCGAGCAACTGCAAATCGCCCGCTCGCTCGGCGTCGTCCGCATGAAGGTGGCCGCCGCGCTCGTGAAACTCTCCCGCCGCGCCCGGCAGTACCGCGGTCTCATGCTCACGGGCCGCACGCACAATGTGCCGGCCCAGCCCACCACGCTCGGCAAGCGCATCGCCATGGCCGGCCAGGAACTGCTCGCCGCCTTCACGCGCATCGACGAACTCGCCGCCCGCTATCCGGTGCGCGGGCTCAAGGGCGCGGTCGGCACGCAGCTCGACCAGCTCACGCTTTTCGGCGGCGACGCCGCCAAGGTCGCCCGTCTCGAGGCGCGCGTGCTGAAACACCTCGGGTTCCGCGTGTCGCTCTTCGCGGTCGGCCAGGTGTATCCGCGGTCGCTGGATTTCGAGGTCGTCTCGGCGTTGCACCAGGCGGGCGCGGCCGCGTCGAGCTTCGCCACCACGCTGCGCCTGATGGCGGGGCAGGGGCTCCTGACGGAGGGGTTCCAGAAGGGGCAGGTCGGCTCGTCGGCCATGCCGCACAAGGTCAACGCGCGCAACTGCGAGCGCATCTGCGGTTTTTCGACGATCCTCTCCGGCTACGTGACGATGACCGGCGCGCTCGCCGGCGACCAGTGGAACGAGGGCGACGTGTCGTGCTCGGTGGTGCGCCGCGTGGCGTTGCCCGATGCGTTTTATGCGATCGACGGCCTGCTCGAAACGCTGCTCGCCGTGCTCAACCAGATGGATGTGTTCGAGGCCGCCATCGCGGCCGAGAACGAGCGGCAACTGCCCTTCCTCGCCACGACCACGATCCTGATGGAGGCGGTCAAGGCCGGGGCCGGCCGCGAGACGGCGCACGCCGCGATCAAGGAGCACGCGCTCGCCGCCGCGAAGGCGATCCGCACGGGGCAGGGCAGCACGGACCTGACCGGCCTGCTCGCCGGCGACACGCGCCTCGGCCTGTCGCGGACGAAACTCGTGGCGATCCTCGCCGATGCGAAGCGCTTTGTCGGCGCGGCTCCCCAGCAGGTGGACACGTTTGTCCGCACCGTCGCTGCCGTGGCGAAAAAGGTGAAAGGCGCGGCAAGTTACGAGCCCGGCAAGCTGTTGTAA
- a CDS encoding phosphate transport regulator: MFSLKSLFGKDEKFYDLLEASAEEALVSTRLLATYLKRSESFTSAGDLDDFIQSRRKDKRITQQITEELCKTFVTPIEREDIEELSRALYRIPKIAEKLVERLSIYPGRFPREGFQRQTELLGQAAEAVVFMVKQLRKGAKLEGVQEANERLQYAEGQADKVMLGQLKELYHGPYDAKETVILQELFEMAEKAIDRCRDAGNVVFQIVLKYS, encoded by the coding sequence ATGTTTTCGCTCAAATCATTGTTCGGAAAAGACGAGAAGTTCTACGACCTTCTCGAGGCCAGCGCCGAAGAAGCGCTTGTCAGCACCCGACTTCTCGCGACCTATCTCAAACGCAGCGAATCGTTTACCTCGGCGGGCGACCTTGACGATTTTATCCAGAGCCGCCGCAAGGACAAACGCATCACCCAGCAGATCACCGAAGAGCTCTGCAAAACCTTCGTCACCCCGATCGAGCGCGAAGACATCGAGGAACTTTCCCGCGCGCTCTACCGCATCCCCAAGATCGCCGAAAAACTCGTCGAGCGCCTCTCCATCTATCCGGGCCGTTTCCCGCGCGAGGGTTTCCAGCGCCAGACCGAGCTGCTCGGCCAGGCCGCCGAGGCCGTCGTCTTCATGGTCAAACAGCTTCGCAAGGGCGCGAAGCTCGAAGGCGTGCAGGAAGCCAACGAACGCCTCCAGTACGCCGAAGGCCAGGCCGACAAGGTCATGCTCGGCCAGCTCAAGGAGCTCTACCACGGCCCCTATGACGCGAAAGAAACTGTCATTCTCCAGGAGCTCTTCGAAATGGCCGAAAAGGCCATCGACCGCTGCCGCGATGCCGGCAACGTCGTTTTCCAGATCGTCCTGAAATACTCCTGA
- a CDS encoding inorganic phosphate transporter, with protein sequence MTLFLVVLVAALVFEYINGFHDAANAIATVVSTKVLTPRQAIMLAAFFNLFGALMGTAVAKTIGNGLVAAEAITMTTVLGALIAAIVWGLFTWWLGLPSSSSHALVGGLCGAALSTAHGNWGVLKWSIYNPEHHMQEGLWPKIVMPMFASPVVGFIGAAIFMLFLYAVLKKLTPRIINAVFGKLQLVSASWMGFSHGSNDAQKTMGIIALALFTGTQSGAFENLPGWLHFLDTPTFDVPKWVMITCALTMAAGTAGGGWRIIRTMGHKMVKLQPVHGFAAETTAALIIQAASHVGVPLSTTHVISTSIMGVGATKRFSAVKWGIVSRIVWAWVLTLPVTGLIGWGASEIMHGFGMK encoded by the coding sequence ATGACCCTGTTTCTCGTGGTTCTGGTGGCGGCCCTGGTGTTCGAATACATCAACGGCTTCCACGACGCGGCCAACGCCATCGCCACTGTCGTCTCGACCAAGGTGCTCACGCCCCGCCAGGCGATCATGCTGGCGGCCTTCTTCAACCTTTTCGGCGCGCTCATGGGCACGGCCGTGGCGAAGACCATCGGCAACGGCCTCGTGGCGGCGGAAGCCATCACCATGACCACGGTGCTCGGCGCGCTCATTGCCGCCATCGTGTGGGGCCTGTTCACGTGGTGGCTCGGCCTGCCCTCCAGCTCCAGCCACGCGCTCGTCGGGGGCCTGTGCGGCGCGGCGCTCTCCACGGCGCACGGCAACTGGGGCGTCCTCAAGTGGTCGATCTACAATCCCGAGCACCACATGCAGGAAGGTCTCTGGCCGAAAATCGTGATGCCGATGTTCGCCTCGCCGGTGGTCGGTTTCATCGGGGCGGCAATCTTCATGCTGTTTCTCTACGCGGTGCTGAAAAAACTCACGCCGAGGATCATCAACGCCGTCTTCGGCAAACTCCAGCTCGTGAGCGCGAGCTGGATGGGTTTCAGCCACGGCTCCAACGACGCGCAGAAGACCATGGGCATCATCGCCCTCGCCCTGTTCACCGGCACCCAGTCCGGCGCGTTCGAGAATCTTCCGGGCTGGCTGCACTTTCTCGACACGCCGACCTTCGATGTGCCCAAGTGGGTCATGATCACGTGCGCGCTCACGATGGCGGCCGGCACGGCGGGCGGCGGCTGGCGCATCATCCGGACGATGGGCCACAAGATGGTGAAGCTCCAGCCTGTCCACGGCTTCGCCGCGGAGACCACCGCCGCCCTCATCATCCAGGCTGCCTCGCACGTGGGCGTGCCGCTCTCGACGACGCATGTCATCTCGACCTCGATCATGGGTGTGGGCGCCACCAAGCGGTTCAGCGCCGTGAAATGGGGCATCGTTTCCCGCATCGTCTGGGCGTGGGTGCTCACGCTCCCCGTCACCGGCCTGATCGGCTGGGGCGCTTCGGAAATCATGCACGGCTTCGGCATGAAGTGA
- a CDS encoding tRNA methyltransferase, with protein sequence MIHIVLFQPEIPQNTGNVGRMCALTRSRLHLVHPLGFTITDRHLRRAGMDYWHSLDVHHHADWAAFRASPHAPRRLFLFTTKTERSFWSAAFADGDGLVFGNEGHGAPDWLHDEIGEAQRLTIPHANPELRSLNLSTAAGIACYEALRQVGMG encoded by the coding sequence ATGATCCATATCGTCCTGTTCCAGCCCGAGATCCCGCAAAATACCGGCAACGTCGGCCGGATGTGCGCGCTCACGCGTTCGCGGCTGCATCTGGTCCATCCGCTGGGTTTTACCATTACCGACCGGCACTTGCGGCGGGCGGGGATGGATTACTGGCATTCGCTCGACGTGCATCATCACGCGGACTGGGCGGCCTTCCGGGCGAGCCCGCACGCGCCGCGACGGCTGTTTTTGTTCACGACAAAAACGGAGCGGTCGTTCTGGAGCGCGGCGTTTGCCGACGGCGACGGACTGGTGTTCGGCAACGAGGGTCACGGCGCACCGGACTGGCTGCACGACGAGATCGGGGAGGCGCAGCGGCTGACGATCCCGCACGCCAACCCGGAGCTGCGTTCGCTCAACCTGAGCACGGCGGCCGGCATCGCCTGTTACGAGGCGTTGCGGCAGGTGGGGATGGGCTGA
- a CDS encoding glycine-tRNA synthetase subunit beta — MSTQPSESSNLMEAVVSLCKRRGFVFSSSEIYGGLNGFFDYGPLGVELKKNIRDCWWNDMVRRRDDVVGIESSIIMHPKVWHASGHVGGFTDPLVDCKVSKQRYRADQLFFAAVIVDGATHGYVSALESENTEGELQAAAETFKRKKAIQGALAPVKPQEFTEATPEQIPLIPSPATGEPGSLTPPRDFNMMFETYVGALRDDSAIAYLRPETAQGMFVDFRNVVDTGRVKLPFGIAQTGKSFRNEITPRNFIFRSREFEQMEMEFFIHEDDDWAKWHRYWIDWCAGWLRSIGLPASHLSEYDHPKAKLSFYSKGTTDIMFRFPFGVQELWGIAARGNYDLNQHAQHSGKPQDIFDEATKKKFVPHVIEPAVGLDRIFLAALCAGYAEEEVKDEKGNVEKRVVLRLSPRIAPVKVAVLPLLKNKEPLVARAQELYRKIKRKYAAFYDESGAVGRRYRRQDEIGTPWCVTIDFDTIEKDGTFTLRERDTMQQKRITEAELFTLLDEQVY; from the coding sequence ATGTCCACGCAGCCCTCCGAGTCATCCAACCTGATGGAAGCCGTTGTTTCGCTCTGCAAACGCCGCGGTTTCGTGTTTTCGTCCTCCGAAATCTACGGCGGCCTCAACGGGTTTTTCGATTACGGACCGCTCGGCGTGGAGCTGAAAAAGAACATCCGCGACTGCTGGTGGAACGACATGGTGCGCCGCCGCGACGACGTCGTCGGCATCGAGTCCTCCATCATCATGCACCCCAAGGTCTGGCACGCTTCCGGCCACGTCGGCGGCTTCACCGACCCGCTCGTGGACTGCAAGGTCAGCAAACAACGCTACCGCGCCGACCAGCTCTTCTTCGCCGCCGTCATCGTCGATGGCGCCACCCACGGCTACGTTTCCGCGCTCGAAAGCGAAAACACCGAAGGCGAACTCCAGGCCGCCGCCGAAACGTTCAAACGCAAGAAGGCCATCCAGGGCGCGCTCGCCCCGGTCAAGCCGCAGGAGTTCACCGAGGCCACGCCCGAACAGATTCCGCTGATCCCCTCCCCCGCCACCGGCGAACCCGGCAGCCTCACGCCGCCGCGCGATTTCAACATGATGTTCGAGACGTACGTCGGCGCGCTGCGCGACGACTCGGCCATCGCGTACCTCCGCCCGGAAACCGCGCAGGGCATGTTCGTCGATTTCAGGAACGTGGTGGACACCGGCCGCGTGAAACTGCCCTTCGGCATCGCGCAGACCGGAAAGTCATTCCGCAACGAAATCACCCCGCGCAACTTCATCTTCCGCTCCCGCGAATTCGAGCAGATGGAGATGGAGTTTTTCATCCACGAGGACGACGACTGGGCGAAGTGGCACCGTTACTGGATCGACTGGTGCGCCGGCTGGCTCAGGAGCATCGGCCTGCCTGCGTCACACCTTTCCGAATACGACCACCCGAAGGCCAAGCTCTCCTTCTACTCCAAGGGCACGACGGACATCATGTTCCGGTTCCCCTTCGGCGTGCAGGAACTCTGGGGCATCGCCGCGCGCGGCAACTACGACCTCAACCAGCACGCGCAGCACAGCGGCAAGCCGCAGGATATTTTCGACGAGGCCACGAAGAAAAAATTCGTGCCGCACGTCATCGAGCCGGCCGTCGGTCTCGACCGCATTTTCCTCGCCGCGCTCTGCGCCGGTTACGCCGAGGAGGAAGTGAAGGACGAGAAGGGCAACGTGGAGAAACGCGTCGTGCTCCGCCTCTCGCCGCGCATCGCGCCGGTCAAGGTGGCGGTGCTGCCGCTCCTGAAAAACAAGGAGCCGCTCGTCGCCCGCGCGCAGGAACTCTACAGGAAAATCAAGCGCAAGTACGCCGCCTTCTACGACGAGTCCGGCGCCGTCGGCCGCCGCTACCGCCGCCAGGACGAGATCGGCACCCCGTGGTGCGTGACGATCGATTTCGATACGATCGAAAAAGACGGCACCTTCACGCTCCGCGAGCGCGACACGATGCAGCAAAAACGCATCACCGAGGCCGAACTCTTCACCCTGCTCGACGAGCAGGTTTACTGA
- a CDS encoding transcriptional regulator: MRASKNIVGPTVRRLRDAQNLSQTELAARCQRLGWDISRDTIAKIEGGSRWVGDFELVPLAKALKANIQDLFR, translated from the coding sequence ATGCGCGCTTCCAAGAATATCGTTGGCCCGACCGTCAGACGTTTACGCGACGCACAGAATCTGTCGCAAACCGAGCTTGCCGCGCGCTGTCAGCGGCTTGGCTGGGATATTTCCCGGGATACGATTGCCAAGATAGAAGGCGGCTCCCGCTGGGTGGGAGATTTCGAACTGGTTCCATTGGCCAAGGCGCTCAAGGCCAACATTCAGGATCTTTTCCGATAA